The Leptospira sp. WS39.C2 genome contains a region encoding:
- a CDS encoding bacitracin resistance protein BacA, which produces MDPNEIYTPEGGPPPSNPNVKFLFQKWGEENIRKLVSDFYDKIQKSEIRWMFQGDWDLAKEKQADFLIQVLGGPSYYIEKWGPARMRMRHFVFPISEKERAIWFECYDNALQSFDFEHDDKIDFLYFLDGFSAWMVNRKEPPWEKYKEGQSHSQ; this is translated from the coding sequence TTGGACCCAAACGAAATTTACACTCCAGAAGGAGGTCCTCCTCCCTCAAATCCGAATGTCAAATTCCTATTTCAAAAATGGGGGGAGGAAAACATTCGGAAACTTGTCTCCGATTTTTATGACAAAATCCAAAAATCCGAAATTCGTTGGATGTTTCAGGGTGATTGGGATTTGGCAAAGGAAAAACAAGCTGATTTTCTTATCCAAGTATTAGGTGGTCCTAGTTATTATATTGAAAAATGGGGACCCGCTAGGATGCGAATGCGGCATTTTGTTTTTCCTATTTCAGAGAAAGAAAGAGCGATTTGGTTTGAATGTTATGACAATGCTCTCCAATCCTTTGATTTTGAACATGATGACAAAATTGATTTTCTATATTTTTTAGATGGTTTCAGTGCTTGGATGGTGAACCGCAAAGAACCGCCTTGGGAAAAATATAAAGAAGGCCAATCTCATTCACAGTGA
- a CDS encoding ornithine carbamoyltransferase encodes MSQVKHLISWQDWTDGEIQELLDFAVYVKKNRVYFSGHMSGRSLAMLFQKTSTRTRVSFEAGMTELGGHAIFLDWMASNFLLSDIDFEGRYLSSNVAIIMARLKKHEDLLELKSGSTVPVINGCCNLFHPCQSLADILTIVMDSPNDWKKKQICYIGVHNNVANSLVEITAALGIHLILVTPIASKEAIVSDAIHRAQKKGTVTWEMDVKKAVSNADYVYTDTWVDMEFFNDPIFQKEKEERIQMMMPYQVNAELMKHSKAKVMHDMPIHAGYEITREMVQSDRSIIFTQAENRLDAQKAVMLKLLENHT; translated from the coding sequence ATGTCCCAAGTGAAACATTTGATCTCCTGGCAAGATTGGACGGATGGAGAAATTCAAGAACTCCTAGATTTTGCAGTGTATGTAAAGAAAAATCGTGTGTATTTTTCTGGCCACATGTCTGGAAGGTCACTCGCTATGTTGTTTCAAAAGACCTCCACGAGAACCAGGGTTTCGTTTGAGGCGGGGATGACCGAGCTCGGTGGTCATGCAATTTTTTTAGATTGGATGGCATCAAACTTTTTACTTTCTGATATTGATTTTGAAGGAAGATACCTCTCGAGTAATGTTGCCATCATCATGGCACGCCTCAAAAAACATGAAGATTTACTCGAATTAAAATCTGGTTCAACAGTTCCTGTCATCAACGGATGTTGCAACTTGTTCCATCCATGCCAATCTTTAGCTGACATTTTAACAATTGTTATGGACTCTCCAAATGATTGGAAAAAGAAACAAATCTGTTATATCGGCGTACACAATAATGTTGCGAATTCACTCGTGGAAATCACCGCAGCACTCGGAATTCATTTAATTTTAGTCACACCAATTGCTTCAAAAGAAGCTATTGTCTCGGATGCGATACACCGAGCTCAAAAAAAAGGAACTGTTACTTGGGAAATGGATGTAAAAAAAGCCGTTTCTAATGCAGATTATGTGTACACTGACACTTGGGTGGATATGGAATTCTTTAATGACCCTATTTTCCAAAAAGAAAAGGAAGAGCGCATTCAAATGATGATGCCCTACCAAGTAAATGCAGAACTAATGAAACATTCAAAAGCAAAAGTAATGCATGATATGCCTATCCATGCAGGTTATGAAATCACAAGAGAAATGGTTCAAAGTGACAGATCGATAATATTTACACAGGCTGAAAATCGGTTAGATGCACAAAAGGCCGTTATGTTAAAACTTTTAGAAAACCACACCTAA
- a CDS encoding PilZ domain-containing protein → MLNTRRTERIPSFEWDDLVLKLFSINDKPEYIVTKIGNISELGVSSWIKHEIGLQDRDIVSGVIESDLTRSRISFRGKIAWLKESEHGIQFGIKFTEELILPNFIIARSMAESAA, encoded by the coding sequence ATGTTAAATACAAGAAGAACAGAACGAATTCCCTCATTTGAATGGGACGACTTAGTCTTAAAGCTTTTTTCGATTAACGATAAACCAGAATACATTGTCACAAAAATTGGTAATATCTCGGAACTCGGAGTCAGTAGTTGGATCAAACATGAGATTGGATTACAGGATAGGGATATTGTGTCAGGTGTCATAGAGAGTGATTTAACCAGATCTAGAATTTCATTTCGAGGAAAAATCGCATGGTTAAAAGAATCTGAACATGGGATTCAATTTGGGATTAAATTTACAGAGGAACTGATCCTGCCGAATTTTATCATCGCAAGGTCTATGGCAGAATCAGCAGCTTAA